The following coding sequences are from one Catenulispora sp. GP43 window:
- the speB gene encoding agmatinase — translation MARYGAMFGPDITFLGVDRCDLGDPGSMAGADIVIVGAPFDGGTTHRPGTRFGPQAIRQACYLPHDGSRPSLALRVDGLRDLRVVDAGDVEMYAGDIEASIAAIETAVHTIAASGAIPVVLGGDHTVALPNATGVARHHGFGRVSMIHFDAHADTGDIEFGHLHGHGQPMRRLIESGAIRGDRFLQVGLRGYWPEPETLSWMAGQRMRSYEMTEIVARGLPECLTEAFAIATDDCDGVYLSVDIDVADPGHAPGTGTPEPGGLSGRALLDAVRRICYELPVLGLEIVEVSPPYDHADITAALGNRVVLEALSAIARRRADAAGGTQWDPMQPLLDGR, via the coding sequence ATGGCCAGATACGGCGCGATGTTCGGACCGGACATCACCTTCCTCGGCGTCGACCGCTGCGACCTGGGGGATCCGGGGTCGATGGCGGGCGCGGACATCGTCATCGTCGGCGCCCCCTTCGACGGCGGCACCACCCACCGGCCCGGCACCCGCTTCGGCCCGCAGGCCATCCGCCAGGCCTGCTACCTGCCCCACGACGGCTCGCGGCCCAGCCTCGCGCTGCGCGTGGACGGCCTGCGCGACCTGCGCGTCGTGGACGCCGGCGACGTGGAGATGTACGCCGGCGACATCGAGGCCTCGATCGCGGCGATCGAGACCGCGGTCCACACCATCGCCGCCTCCGGCGCGATCCCGGTGGTGCTCGGCGGGGACCACACCGTCGCGCTGCCGAACGCCACCGGCGTGGCCCGGCACCACGGCTTCGGCCGGGTCTCGATGATCCACTTCGACGCCCACGCGGACACCGGCGACATCGAGTTCGGCCACCTGCACGGCCACGGGCAGCCGATGCGCCGGCTCATCGAGTCCGGCGCCATCCGCGGTGACCGGTTCCTGCAGGTGGGGCTGCGCGGCTACTGGCCGGAGCCGGAGACGCTGTCATGGATGGCGGGGCAGCGGATGCGGTCGTACGAGATGACGGAGATCGTCGCCCGCGGGCTGCCGGAGTGCCTGACCGAGGCCTTCGCCATCGCGACCGACGACTGCGACGGCGTCTACCTCTCGGTCGACATCGACGTCGCAGACCCCGGACACGCCCCGGGGACCGGCACCCCGGAGCCCGGCGGGCTGTCCGGCCGAGCCCTGCTCGACGCGGTGCGGCGGATCTGTTACGAGCTGCCGGTGCTGGGCCTGGAGATCGTGGAGGTGTCGCCGCCGTACGACCACGCCGACATCACCGCGGCCCTCGGCAACCGGGTGGTGCTGGAGGCGCTGTCGGCGATCGCCCGCCGCCGCGCCGACGCGGCCGGCGGGACGCAGTGGGATCCCATGCAGCCGCTCCTTGACGGACGATGA
- a CDS encoding DEAD/DEAH box helicase, producing the protein MTRSTRAFERSSTRTSERGSTQRGGSGPRSSGPAGSGHRSGSGRRSGAPVGRQGSPANSEFALPVSATPVLPAVAEFSELDMPAALLATLAGQGVTTPFPIQASTLPSALAGRDVLGRGRTGSGKTIAFGLAVLARTAGRRAEPRQPLALVLVPTRELAQQVTEALTPYAKAVRLRMATVVGGMSIGRQANALRGGAEIVVATPGRLKDLIERGDCHLDQVAITVLDEADQMADMGFLPQVTELLDQVAPGGQTMLFSATLDRNVDRLVRRFLSDPVTHSVDPSTATVSTMEHHLLHVQTDDKSAVVAHIASREGGVIMFTDTRHGADRLVRDLLANGVKAAALHGGKSQPQRNRTLDQFRNGQVTALIATNVAARGIHVDGLDLVVNIDPPTDHKDYLHRGGRTARAGESGTVVTLVLPNQRRTMTRLMATAGITPHTARVLPGDAELAGITGARVPTGIPVTIPNPVIERPRYAGGSTGAGRKPRSRSTYKGRNAQANPASRAKAPRRAVAAA; encoded by the coding sequence ATGACTCGTTCCACCCGCGCCTTCGAGCGCAGCTCCACCCGCACCTCCGAGCGCGGCTCCACCCAGCGCGGCGGCTCGGGCCCGCGCTCGTCCGGTCCCGCCGGATCCGGACACCGCTCTGGCTCCGGCCGCCGATCCGGTGCTCCGGTCGGCCGTCAGGGCTCGCCCGCGAACAGCGAGTTCGCGCTTCCGGTGAGCGCCACGCCGGTGCTCCCGGCCGTCGCGGAGTTCAGCGAGCTCGACATGCCGGCCGCGCTGCTGGCCACCCTGGCCGGCCAGGGCGTCACCACTCCGTTCCCGATCCAGGCCTCGACCCTGCCCAGTGCGCTGGCCGGCCGCGACGTCCTCGGCCGGGGCCGTACCGGCTCGGGCAAGACCATCGCCTTCGGCCTGGCCGTGCTGGCCCGCACCGCCGGACGCCGCGCCGAGCCCCGCCAGCCGCTGGCCCTAGTCCTGGTCCCGACCCGAGAGCTGGCCCAGCAGGTCACCGAGGCGCTGACGCCCTACGCCAAGGCCGTCCGGCTGCGGATGGCGACGGTCGTCGGCGGGATGTCGATCGGCCGTCAGGCGAACGCCCTGCGGGGCGGCGCGGAGATCGTCGTGGCCACCCCGGGGCGTCTGAAGGACCTGATCGAGCGCGGCGACTGCCACCTGGACCAGGTCGCGATCACCGTCCTGGACGAGGCCGACCAGATGGCCGACATGGGCTTCCTGCCCCAGGTCACCGAGCTCCTGGACCAGGTCGCGCCGGGCGGGCAGACGATGCTGTTCTCCGCGACGCTGGACCGCAACGTCGACCGCCTGGTCCGCCGGTTCCTGAGCGACCCGGTCACACACTCGGTCGACCCGTCGACCGCCACGGTCAGCACGATGGAGCACCACCTGCTGCACGTGCAGACCGACGACAAGAGCGCGGTCGTGGCGCACATCGCCTCCCGCGAAGGCGGGGTGATCATGTTCACCGACACCCGCCACGGCGCCGACCGCCTCGTGCGCGACCTGCTGGCCAACGGGGTGAAGGCGGCGGCGCTGCACGGCGGCAAGTCCCAGCCCCAGCGCAACCGCACCCTGGACCAGTTCCGCAACGGCCAGGTCACGGCGCTGATCGCGACCAACGTCGCCGCCCGCGGCATCCACGTCGACGGCCTGGACCTGGTCGTCAACATCGACCCGCCCACCGACCACAAGGACTACCTGCACCGCGGCGGCCGCACCGCCCGCGCCGGCGAGTCGGGGACCGTGGTCACCCTGGTCCTGCCCAACCAGCGCCGCACCATGACCCGCCTGATGGCGACCGCCGGCATCACCCCGCACACCGCCCGGGTCCTCCCCGGCGACGCCGAACTCGCCGGCATCACCGGAGCCCGCGTCCCCACCGGCATCCCGGTCACGATCCCCAACCCGGTGATCGAACGCCCGCGGTACGCCGGCGGTTCCACCGGTGCGGGTCGCAAGCCGCGCAGCCGCTCCACCTACAAGGGGCGCAACGCGCAGGCCAATCCGGCATCACGCGCCAAGGCGCCGCGACGCGCCGTGGCCGCGGCCTGA
- a CDS encoding APC family permease translates to MTTAPHAEPDDPPAPGPTAASPAGHAAASPAGRPAPDRPASATLDKGLRAGALGLLSSIVIAVSSTAPAYSIAATLGLIVAISGTHTPAMFIVAFIPMLFIAVAFRELNRIDPDCGITFVWVRRAFGPAAGWMGGWGIIAADIIVMASLAQVVGRYALLLVGADGLATQTAPVVVVGVVFIAALTYVCFRGIEISARLQLVLLGIEIAGLAALCVVAFVKAGTGHAMAGHGHLSASWLNPFSGSFTDVSNAFLLAVFVYWGWDAAVSVNEETEDAERIPGRSAVTSTLMLVAIFFVVAVATLAYAGPDFLAKNSGDVLGAMADSVFGSTFGKIMILCVLSSTAASTQTTIMPTARAVLSMAAHGALPARLARVHPRYLTPGVATITMGVVSAVFYVLLAMVSSNILADSASATGLLIAFYYGLTGLACVWVFRKDLRRSRRDLLAKGVLPLLGSLALFGAFILSIKSYLPASSSATHTSPESAGSS, encoded by the coding sequence ATGACCACAGCGCCCCACGCCGAGCCCGACGACCCGCCCGCGCCGGGACCCACCGCGGCCAGTCCGGCAGGACACGCCGCGGCCAGTCCGGCAGGTCGCCCCGCACCCGATCGGCCCGCGTCCGCCACCCTCGACAAGGGCCTGCGCGCAGGCGCCCTCGGCCTGCTGTCGAGCATCGTCATCGCGGTGTCCTCCACCGCCCCCGCCTACAGCATCGCCGCGACGCTGGGCCTGATCGTGGCGATCAGCGGCACCCACACTCCCGCGATGTTCATCGTCGCCTTCATCCCGATGCTGTTCATCGCCGTCGCCTTCCGCGAGCTGAACAGGATCGACCCGGACTGCGGCATCACCTTCGTCTGGGTCCGCCGTGCCTTCGGGCCCGCCGCCGGGTGGATGGGCGGCTGGGGCATCATCGCCGCGGACATCATCGTGATGGCCAGCCTGGCCCAGGTCGTCGGGCGCTACGCGCTTCTGCTGGTCGGCGCGGACGGCCTGGCCACGCAGACCGCGCCGGTGGTCGTCGTGGGCGTCGTCTTCATCGCGGCGCTGACCTACGTCTGCTTCCGGGGCATCGAGATCTCGGCCCGGCTCCAACTGGTGTTGCTCGGCATCGAGATCGCGGGCCTGGCCGCGTTGTGCGTGGTCGCGTTCGTCAAAGCCGGCACGGGGCATGCGATGGCCGGCCACGGGCACCTCTCCGCGTCCTGGCTGAACCCCTTCAGCGGCAGCTTCACCGACGTCTCGAACGCGTTCCTGCTGGCCGTCTTCGTCTACTGGGGCTGGGACGCCGCGGTGAGCGTCAACGAGGAGACCGAGGACGCCGAGCGCATCCCGGGCCGCTCGGCCGTCACCTCGACGCTCATGCTGGTCGCGATCTTCTTCGTGGTGGCGGTCGCGACCCTCGCCTACGCCGGCCCGGATTTCCTGGCCAAGAACAGCGGCGACGTCCTGGGCGCGATGGCCGACTCGGTGTTCGGGAGCACGTTCGGCAAGATCATGATCCTGTGCGTGCTGTCCTCCACCGCCGCCTCGACCCAGACCACGATCATGCCGACCGCACGGGCCGTCCTGTCGATGGCCGCGCACGGCGCCCTGCCCGCACGCCTGGCCCGCGTCCATCCGCGATACCTCACGCCCGGCGTGGCGACCATCACGATGGGCGTGGTCTCCGCGGTGTTCTACGTGCTCCTGGCCATGGTCTCCAGCAACATCCTGGCCGATTCGGCCTCCGCGACCGGACTGCTGATCGCCTTCTACTACGGGCTGACCGGCCTGGCCTGCGTCTGGGTCTTCCGCAAGGACCTGCGGCGCAGCCGCCGTGATCTGCTGGCCAAGGGCGTGCTGCCGCTGCTCGGCAGCTTGGCCCTGTTCGGCGCGTTCATCCTGTCGATCAAGTCCTACCTGCCCGCCTCCAGCAGCGCGACACACACTTCGCCGGAATCGGCGGGATCTTCCTGA